The DNA region tttttcaaaactttaaatttgtaataaaaatattatattttttattaatcaattttattattatattaatcacaaaaatatatattattaattatttattcttttgATAATTTATTAATCAACTTCACAACTTTACtaattaataaaatatataatattaattaaattttaaaattaatttataatttaattaataaattttaaaaattaaaaactataaataataaaataaaatagattaATATTATAAATTAATGTCAGAATTTAGTctatattatttattttattagtTAATAGAGTAATGAAGTTTATTAATAAATTATCAAGAAAATATATGATTAATAACatgtatttttatgattaatataattaataaaaaatattatatatttgttATAGAATTAGTTTTTataaaaatgtttttttaaaatactttttatttaaaataaaattttaatattattttattaaaaaaacacGGATGAAGTTGATGTAAGCATTGGAATAAGATGTTGATTTAAGAATTCATTCTGGACTGAATTTATCGATTTAATAGGTCTGATACCATATAAAAACCATATGGATATAGATTGAGTCAACAACTCGAGATTGTGTTGTCTCTTTCGCTGAATTTTTATCTTCACACTTCAAACCCAACACGTAAAAACTCTCTCTCTATGCTTCACCTCTTTCGCTATTTCTCTATCCATCATCATGAGACGCTACTTCTCCAAATTCCTTCATTCGGCAATTCGATTCAACACATCAATTTCAATTCCGGTAAAAAATCCCTCTATCTTTGACTTTCTTTTACCTATCACAACATACTATACCTCATTTCTTCTTCAACTTCAATCGATATTACTTAGATCTAATCTAGTCTAATTGTTCTCTTCTGATAGTTATATTTATGTTCAAATTGTGATGATGAAATTTTGATTAGCTAGTAAAACTGATTTTGTTATATCAGGTGAAATTTGAGTCGAGAATTTGTAATCTTCAAACCTTAATCAAAGGAAATTCTAGTCATTATTATTCTACAGAAACTTCAGTAATATCTTGTGATTTGTTATCAGAAGAAAAGCCGAAAGAGAACTCTGTTTCTGATATGTTGGTTGATTCATTTGGAAGGATTCATACTTATTTGAGAATTTCCTTAACAGAGAGATGTAACTTAAGGTGTAAGTATTGTATGCCAGCTGAGGGTGTGGACCTGACTCCTACCTCTCAGGTTTTAACGAAAGACGAGATTCTGCGATTGGCTGGTTTGTTTGTGAGTTCTGGTGTGAATAAAATACGGTTGACGGGTGGTGAGCCGACTATTAGAAAGGATATTGAAGATATATGTTTTGAGTTGTCGAGTTTGAAGGGGTTGGAGACGTTGTGTATGACTACGAATGGGATTGTGCTTGCGAGAAAACTTCCGAAGCTTAAAGAGTGTGGACTTACTTCTTTGAACATTAGTGTAGATACGCTTGTACCGGCAAAGTTTGAGCTTATGACGAGACGGAAAGGGCATAACAAAGTAATGGATTCAATTAATGCTGCTGTTGATCTTGGTTATGATCCGGTTAAGGTATATGTTTGGTCTTGTTTCTTTACGTTTTAAACATTTTTCGGTTTGGTCACCAAGTGTTGTTAAATAGCGGCGCTATAGTGCAGGGGAATTTGAACAAATCACAACTGTTTGTTTTGGATACGATTTATTAGTACAGAATGTTGTCAAATACTAACTATAGAGAAAGCGGAATTTGAACAAATCATTATTGTTCTGCGATATGTTATTTTGTGCAAAATGTTATAAAATAGCCGCTATAGCACTATTGCATGTTGAAATCTGAATTGACTGCTATTTATTGCGATTTGCGACGGACAACGTTGGATTCACCTCCCTATCAGTATCTTCCTTTTTGACTAACTCATAAAGGCATTCGCATATTGCTGATTATACATTTGAATGTGTCTTGTATGTTTCTGGTGCATTCTAGGTGAATTGTGTTGTAATGCGTGGATTCAATGACGATGAAATCTGTGACTTTGTTGAGCTGACGCGTGAAAAGCCAATTAATGTTCGGTTCATTGAGTTCATGCCTTTTGATGGAAATGTTTGGAATGTCAAGAAACTTGTACCTTACTCAGAAATGTTGGATACAGTGGTAAGGTAGAATTCGTACTGAAGATCTCGTTTTTATAGTTTTTTGTAATGCTTTCTTATAGTTGAGAGCCTTCATAACCATCATTGTCAAACAGGCGAAACAGTTTACTAGCTTAAAAAGAGTTAAGGATCACCCGACAGAAACGGCTAAGAATTTCACCATAGATGGCCATAAAGGAAAAGTTTCATTTATCACATCAATGACTGAACATTTTTGTGCTGGTTGCAATAGATTGCGACTACTAGCCGATGGAAACTTAAAAGTTTGTTTGTTTGGACCTTCAGAGGTATGATATATTCTAACCATCAATCATAGTTCAGTATATCTTGCACGCCACTTAAATTTGGTGATCGCAATTCTGTTACACTCTTGTTTATGTTTTTTAGTGAATCTGGTTATAGTTGGTGATGATAAATTGGAGGCTTCTTAAATCCAAAAGAGTATTGAATCTGATAATTAGATCACATGGGAAATAGAGGATAAAGGGATTGGTATTTAAGGCACATAAATGATTTTTATGAGTAAAGTAGGAACGTAAACCTTTCGTAACACTAACACTTTATATTGAAGGTGTGCCCGGTGTCTGACACGTATCGACACCGAGATATGCGTTTACATTTTACTATTCCATTTTTTCAGATTATTACTAGGGCCACTGTTTCTGGGTCAGTTTTTTGTCAGTGTTTGTGTCAATACTTCATAGCTTAAGCCTTTGGCATGATAAGATCTTAAAAAGTGTATAAAAGATTCGTATTCGTATAGTTAGCTATGAGAATGTTGGGTATGGTTCAGGGTGTTTGTCCATCTTGAAGTTTGTTAGTATATGGTTTTGACAGAAGACATGGAAATTAAGCATGACATTGTCATTTTGTAAATTAAGGGATTATTCATATGAATCATACCCTTTCCTTGCAGTCATGAAAATAAACTATTTCTCATTTTTAAGCCACAACTTGGGTGAAATGATGGCTGTTCTGCTTCCTATTAAATATACATAACATGTTTCATGTGTAACTTCAGAAATGGATTACTGTGACGGTCTTACATGGGCTTCTTGTCTTGCACTGCAGGTAAGCTTAAGAGATCCCATGCGGAATGGTGCAGAGGATCATGAGCTTAGGGAGATAATAAGTGCTGCGGTATGTTCTTGTTATTATTACCAAGATTCAGAATTTCAGCATGACGATTTAGAAAAAATTTAGCATCTTTGCCAACATTGGTTATCCTCTTTAATAAGATGATTTAGTAATAGAACTATATTACTTGCTATTCTAATACAATTTGTCAAATTCTTCCCTGAAAATGTGATTGGTTTTAAACTGCGGCAGCAGTTGCTATTATGCTGCAAATCTTTATGTCGCGGCTGCAATATTGGTTAAAACCATGAAACCTGCCTAGCACAATAGTCAACAGTGGATGCTGGTATAGTAACTAAAATTGTAAGGTTTCATGTTTCTTTAGCATTTCCTATTATTTGGTTTAGGTGAAGAGGAAGAAACCTTCCCATGCCGGTATGTTTGACATAGCGAAGACAGCAAATAGGCCTATGATACATATTGGTGGATAAGGTTTGGTCAttattttttcttctcttcaTAGAATTTTCGCATTCAATCTATATGAAGATTCGTTTTACAATTTACTAAAGCACAAAATGATTTGTCATTGATATCAGGTATATCATATATTGGTAAAACTCGCTCATATGACCAAACACCATAGCACCGCCAAACAAAAGCAATCTGAATTAAGCATTGACCGAGATCTTCGACAACCGGCGATACCTTTAGCACAAATTTTGTTGATCATATGTACTTTTAGCAAATATGAAAGGGTTGAAGAATAAAGCTCATTGATGATGAGTATATTAGTGAATAATGCCAATCTGGTCTTTTATATTCAGATCATGTTGATCTTTCTTAGTGGATAGTTTATTTAAATATTGAGCTTAAAATTTGAAGGTGGATTCTTGTTGTATTTATATAGCAAATTGGAATTTTGATAAGATTGATAAGATTGTTTGCCAGCATATAGACAAGCACATATTTTATAGGGACAGAGTGATGTTACATAAAAAAGATTATAACTAAAGTCAATTAATGTATTAAAGAGCAAATTGTAGTTACATGCATCTATTGAGAAAGACATGTTAGAATTGTGCTTCCCACGTTTTGGTGATATGAGAATGATAGAAGCCTTAGTTGAAAGAGTTTATTTTATGGAAAACCGTTCATCAAGATAGAGATAAAATCAATATGACTAATTAAAGTTATTAAAGTATATAAAATGAGATAGTCTCAAAGTATATAAAATTGAGATAGTCTCTTATGATATATTTATGACATATATTTGCTAGTGGTTGGTTTTTGATATATTTTGATGTAGGtttgatatttaaaaaaaaaagtagAAATTTAACAAATCTATTTTAAAATATAGAAGTAATCTTATAAAGTCTTTCTCTTTAAAATTCCTCCAAAAACCAACTCACAAGTAGATCctaaagaagaagaaaaaatggAACAAATGACAATGATAATGAATAATTTATGTTGCCGACTTTGTGAGAAAATAATGTTATTATTgttatataaataaataaaagacTTTTGCTATTTAATATATAGACTACTTAAGAGTATTATGATATGTGGTTTGCCCCTTCAGATTTGTATTAGGAGCTGACTTTTTGCCATCCAAAGTTAAATGTTGTCACAATCTTGAGTAAAACAAAAGTAAATTATACAAGCCAAACCTTGACATTACATTAAGTTATAAAAGCCACCAAAGTGGTATCCCATTCATTAACATTTAGATAACTAGTTGAAACTAAATTATATATATTCTCCTATGGAATAATtaaataacttaattattttgAGCCGGATTTTTAACAAAGAATCGAAGATTTTATTAAGGGACAGACAATTTTTAAAATAGCTTTAAAAATATGGTCATATATAAAATAAAATGTGTTTCGATTATCAATATACTATTTTAATACTTTTGATTTTCTAATATTAAAGAGAATGAATAACGAATAACTAGTCTGTATTTAATTTTCAGGACAATAGTATGTGTCTTAAAAATTAAAGATATACGTGTCGTTATTAATTCCTCTGTAAACCTTGATTTCAAAATGCTTACAAAACACAATGTTGTTAATTGATCTCTTGAATAACattttccaatttatataaaATGATAATAAGGAAATAAAACAAGAGATAGGAGAAAAAGAATAACTGATCTAGACAATTTCAATTGTTCTAAATTTTCAACTTATTGTTATTatgtgatttttttttttggCAGACTATTAATTGTACTAAATTTTGCAATCATTAATAA from Lathyrus oleraceus cultivar Zhongwan6 chromosome 1, CAAS_Psat_ZW6_1.0, whole genome shotgun sequence includes:
- the LOC127134588 gene encoding GTP 3',8-cyclase, mitochondrial isoform X2 encodes the protein MLHLFRYFSIHHHETLLLQIPSFGNSIQHINFNSERCNLRCKYCMPAEGVDLTPTSQVLTKDEILRLAGLFVSSGVNKIRLTGGEPTIRKDIEDICFELSSLKGLETLCMTTNGIVLARKLPKLKECGLTSLNISVDTLVPAKFELMTRRKGHNKVMDSINAAVDLGYDPVKVNCVVMRGFNDDEICDFVELTREKPINVRFIEFMPFDGNVWNVKKLVPYSEMLDTVAKQFTSLKRVKDHPTETAKNFTIDGHKGKVSFITSMTEHFCAGCNRLRLLADGNLKVCLFGPSEVSLRDPMRNGAEDHELREIISAAVKRKKPSHAGMFDIAKTANRPMIHIGG
- the LOC127134588 gene encoding GTP 3',8-cyclase, mitochondrial isoform X1 — protein: MRRYFSKFLHSAIRFNTSISIPVKFESRICNLQTLIKGNSSHYYSTETSVISCDLLSEEKPKENSVSDMLVDSFGRIHTYLRISLTERCNLRCKYCMPAEGVDLTPTSQVLTKDEILRLAGLFVSSGVNKIRLTGGEPTIRKDIEDICFELSSLKGLETLCMTTNGIVLARKLPKLKECGLTSLNISVDTLVPAKFELMTRRKGHNKVMDSINAAVDLGYDPVKVNCVVMRGFNDDEICDFVELTREKPINVRFIEFMPFDGNVWNVKKLVPYSEMLDTVAKQFTSLKRVKDHPTETAKNFTIDGHKGKVSFITSMTEHFCAGCNRLRLLADGNLKVCLFGPSEVSLRDPMRNGAEDHELREIISAAVKRKKPSHAGMFDIAKTANRPMIHIGG